A genome region from Salvelinus alpinus chromosome 26, SLU_Salpinus.1, whole genome shotgun sequence includes the following:
- the LOC139554395 gene encoding polysialoglycoprotein-like has translation MCRHYLLITQTIFMIMGGVRELLLFVLTVGVVKVSCYPVGKSQTQDQVSLQRRLGELSSNDVSIVHALALLRSIGSDAKQDREEYFETNEVESQASPNHGSSPANDALSSDDATSEAATGPSSDDATSEAATGPSDDATSEAATGPSDDATSEAATGPSDDATSEAATGPSDDATSEAATGPSDDATSEAATGPSDDATSEAATGPSDDATSEAATGPSDDATSEAATGPSDDATSEAATGPSDDATSEAATGPSDEATSEAATGPSDDATSEAATGPSDDATSEAATGPSDDATSEAATGPSDDATSEAATGPSDDATSEAATGPSDDATSEAATGPSDDATSEAATGPSDDATSEAATGPSDDATSEAATGPSDDATSEAATGPSDDATSEAATGPSDDATSEAATGPSDDATSEAATGPSDDATSEAATGPSDDATSEAATGPSDDATSEAATGPSDDATSEAATGPSDDATSEAATGPSDDATSEAATGPSDDATSEAATGPSDDATSEAATGPSDDATSAAATGHSDHAIEELFSSASELPLTTNMDI, from the exons ATGTGTAGACATTACCTGTTGATAACACAGACTATTTTCATGATCATGGGAGGTGTGAGAGAATTGCTGCTCTTTGTGTTGACTGTGGGGGTTGTGAAAG TTTCTTGTTACCCTGTTGGAAAGTCCCAGACGCAAGATCAAGTCTCTCTGCAGAGGAGACTTGGAG AGCTGTCATCAAATGACGTCTCCATTGTGCATGCCCTGGCCTTGCTCCGATCCATAGGGTCTGACGCTAAACAAGACAGAGAAG AGTATTTTGAGACTAATGAAGTAGAATCCCAAGCTTCTCCAAACCATGGTAGCTCTCCGGCAAATGATGCCCTgtcctctgacgacgctacctctgaagctgccactggcccgtcctctgacgacgctacctctgaagctgccactggcccgtctgacgacgctacctctgaagctgccactggcccgtctgacgacgctacctctgaagctgccactggcccgtctgacgacgctacctctgaagctgccactggcccgtctgacgacgctacctctgaagctgccactggcccgtctgacgacgctacctctgaagctgccactggcccgtctgacgacgctacctctgaagctgccactggcccgtctgacgacgctacctctgaagctgccactggcccgtctgacgacgctacctctgaagctgccactggcccgtctgacgacgctacctctgaagctgccactggcccgtctgacgacgctacctctgaagctgccactggcccgtctgacgaagctacctctgaagctgccactggcccgtctgacgacgctacctctgaagctgccactggcccgtctgacgacgctacctctgaagctgccactggcccgtctgacgacgctacctctgaagctgccactggcccgtctgacgacgctacctctgaagctgccactggcccgtctgacgacgctacctctgaagctgccactggcccgtctgacgacgctacctctgaagctgccactggcccgtctgacgacgctacctctgaagctgccactggcccgtctgacgacgctacctctgaagctgccactggcccgtctgacgacgctacctctgaagctgccactggcccgtctgacgacgctacctctgaagctgccactggcccgtctgacgacgctacctctgaagctgccactggcccgtctgacgacgctacctctgaagctgccactggcccgtctgacgacgctacctctgaagctgccactggcccgtctgacgacgctacctctgaagctgccactggcccgtctgacgacgctacctctgaagctgccactggcccgtctgacgacgctacctctgaagctgccactggcccgtctgacgacgctacctctgaagctgccactggcccgtctgacgacgctacctctgaagctgccactggcccgtctgacgacgctacctctgaagctgccactggcccgtctgacgacgctacctctgaagctgccactggcccgtctgacgacgctacctctgaagctgccactggcccgtctgacgacgctacctcggCAGCTGCGACCGGCCATTCTGACCATGCCATTGAGGAACTGTTCTCTTCTGCATCTGAGCTCCCGTTGACCACAAACATGGATATCTGA
- the LOC139554384 gene encoding uncharacterized protein has translation MGPVQKLCTIKGRECLLERSDCFPLLRPLLPVIVPRSVTPACSSYLDTSNAASDITHGVVADLNATEEFPARGLSPADVKADGMARLPSARGEETKKNRKWRFLPKIGKIPKIRMKLFKTKGEPKSHPEQDALPTKCLRETRISQNAECEVPELPSTSPPKEDLTTTLAPAPQESQSRKRPLIVRVLRAISRAVSKPFRGAFGKKN, from the exons atgggccctgttcaaaagttgtgcactataaagggaagagAATGCCTTTTGGAACGCAGTGACTGCTTTCCATTGTTGCGTCCTCTTCTCCCAGTTATTGTACCCAGGTCAGTCACACCAGCTTGCTCTTCTTATTTAGACACCAGCAATGCCGCAAGTGACATCACTCATGGCGTTGTGGCTGACCTTAATGCTACTGAGGAATTCCCCGCCAGGGGCCTTAGCCCGGCTGATGTAAAGGCTGACGGCATGGCCCGCCTTCCCTCTGCCAGAGGGGAAGAGACTAAGAAGAACAGGAAGTGGCGCTTCCTACCCAAAATTGGCAAGATTCCAAAGATCAGGATGAAG CTGTTCAAGACAAAAGGGGAACCGAAGAGCCACCCTGAACAGGATGCGCTGCCTACCAAATGTCTCAGAGAGACTCGTATTTCACAGA ATGCTGAGTGTGAGGTTCCAGAGCTTCCATCTACTTCCCCACCCAAGGAGGACCTGACAACCACACTGGCCCCTGCTCCCCAGGAGTCCCAGTCCCGTAAACGCCCTCTCATAGTCAGGGTGTTACGAGCTATCTCCAGAGCCGTCTCCAAACCATTCAGAGGAGCTTTTGGGAAGAAGAATTAG
- the LOC139554396 gene encoding serine-rich adhesin for platelets-like encodes MKEDRSDKDHREVERQTTLEEAVLETDIQTLSLEAEGEIEMQEADLKTDGTSQSQKVEGEIELDDAVAIPPQSQEVEGESELDDAVVIPSQSQEEAKGESELKQVDLKTATSTLTLEVEGESVMQESDDLQTAGTSQSQETERVAKAAVVTFTSVTRKAAASQTSLTLSRGKRSYPDLHTFVQDMKDGHWNLLSENMRAGMSRHEFSARCMDITNWVMESTSTVVIPALDLTMQIECSDSSSSSGSGSNEAREVTSLGRSVRFSFSGGPSRRTSSRTTCSTRTPTPFPSSHRSMTSLLSEDEERYVSSPEGGDREMRHRPHSAPLRYVFGISEDSVFNMVQSGQSQSDIVLSSSWSRREKYRPVKKPTDTRFMMGIVELVMNLLNSRLAELMRSLSQGTLGPLSGSISASQQFAQEMLSMVSAKMYSHAIEHIAHGHKSPLELERELEAILGPLAGQVIVIIIDSIFKAKANGGNKGRATSPFTYFLTAISAEVQSLVVQRSASRPSTRLSNNDPLLNISKSKVLRSVLLKMAELFGQGPSETCLVPLVQSQSDNSICDWTLNAGTIHPSQFLSNNRMTEVSSDVVDLVLEVFGITGFLDSRSPSRPQSACSYNSASGAIDMRALAGDLVRQVSVKLRPFVSESQLSTMSMTDLSSSISDSTLKQLCCSSAVAAATVCQAIKTELESQRPTNLSARDLLSSLVETIEDMDISDVLQGPSAILEEAAMIKHPEMSTSIIYRSLLLDSSLASSNMVTESIIFNSPRPSEENVSVQKVLPADKVDILHGQPVEEYIVKAEQCITQVIQDAAVTYTGVLDKTDTCGKLSEVLSVCVSAENIEEASSDLFGGIISDLHEVSEVNKASMRTKSGRKMFWVEVSSGSQKIYTKTLDKLRKLFTSHLLTEGKNTPVQIELYDTGLLVTETTVEVSPVQKTDSNTSSMSSASAHQLTLDTCTKGVIKQVISVLRLETSKEDRFASVGENTLNASFDFNQKLDSIISKLEDLSISSDVTSAEIATLTRSRSAASRTSNISMQSFHSAEFRAKAKQIVREAILRAASEANCSLPQSMPSITFSHHVVSTTEDIVNMVMQDLESVSQYTVEDADSFPLGEKKLQSQLNPRVVFDNSFFAAQIMYHRVKDRLNVFLSFPPVSVTTAKDVLDFTPVETLRCSKSPDTALVKDRSRPPSVRSEKPFSKVSLTKRFKALVSSSGSSTDHHVIDTCSEDVSLPTRSMSVVSDTSLKRASPLHGCGLSESCEPLVALQDGTVAFSQEGFS; translated from the exons ATGAAGGAAGACAG ATCTGATAAAGATCACAGAGAGGTTGAGAGACAGACCACGTTGGAAGAGGCTGTTCTAGAGACAGATATCCAAACTCTGTCACTAGAGGCTGAAGGAGAGATTGAGATGCAGGAGGCTGATCTGAAGACAGATGGCACGTCTCAGTCACAGAAGGTTGAAGGAGAGATTGAGTTGGACGATGCTGTTGCCATCCCACCTCAGTCACAGGAGGTTGAAGGAGAGAGTGAGTTGGACGATGCTGTTGTCATCCCATCTCAGTCACAGGAG GAGGCCAAAGGTGAGAGTGAGTTGAAGCAGGTTGATCTGAAGACAGCCACATCAACTCTGACACTGGAGGTCGAAGGAGAGAGTGTGATGCAGGAGAGTGATGATCTACAAACAGCCGGGACATCTCAATCCCAGGAGACTGAACGAGTGGCAAAG GCTGCAGTGGTGACCTTCACTAGCGTGACCCGCAAGGCTGCAGCCTCCCAGACCAGCCTCACCCTCAGCAGGGGAAAGAGAAGCTACCCAGACCTACACACCTTTGTGCAGGACATGAAGGATGG cCATTGGAATCTGCTGAGTGAGAATATGCGTGCCGGG ATGAGCAGACATGAGTTTAGTGCCAGGTGCATGGATATCACAAATTGGGTGATGGAGTCTACATCCACTGTGGTCATTCCCGCCCTTGACCTCACCATGCAGATAGAGTGCTCTGATTCGTCAAGCTCTTCTGGATCAGGAAGTAATGAGGCAAGAGAAGTGACCTCTCTTGGCCGCAGCGTCAGATTCAGCTTTAGTGGAGGACCCAGTAGGCGCACCAGTTCTAGAACCACTTGCAGCACACGAACTCCCACCCCTTTTCCCTCCTCTCACAG GTCCATGACCTCTTTGCTGAGTGAGGACGAAGAGCGATATGTCTCCTCTCCTGAGGGTGGTGATAGAGAGATGAGACACAGACCCCACTCAGCACCACTGAGATATGTGTTTGGAATCTCTGAGGATTCTGTCTTCAACATGGTCCAGAGCGGCCAGTCGCAGAGTGACATCGTACTGTCGTCCAGTTGGAGTAGACGGGAGAAATACAGACCTGTCAAAAAACCAACGGACACCAGGTTTATGATGGGTATTGTAGAGTTGGTTATGAACCTTCTCAACTCCAGATTGGCTGAGCTAATGCGAAGTCTCAGTCAGGGAACTCTAGGTCCGCTGTCTGGTAGTATCTCAGCAAGTCAGCAGTTTGCCCAAGAGATGCTAAGCATGGTGTCTGCTAAGATGTATTCCCATGCCATAGAGCATATTGCGCACGGCCACAAGTCTCCCCTTGAGTTAGAGAGGGAGCTTGAGGCCATATTGGGTCCTCTGGCTGGACAGGTTATAGTCATCATCATAGATAGCATCTTCAAGGCTAAAGCCAACGGAGGAAACAAGGGGCGAGCGACCAGCCCCTTTACCTATTTTCTCACTGCCATTTCGGCAGAAGTACAAAGCCTAGTTGTTCAGAGATCGGCTAGTAGACCGTCCACCAGACTGTCCAACAACGACCCACTGCTGAACATTTCCAAGTCAAAGGTCTTAAGATCAGTTCTGCTCAAAATGGCAGAACTCTTTGGTCAAGGTCCAAGTGAAACCTGTCTAGTTCCACTAGTCCAGAGTCAGTCCGACAACTCTATTTGCGACTGGACTCTGAATGCAGGCACCATTCATCCAAGTCAATTTCTGTCCAACAACAGAATGACAGAAGTGTCATCCGATGTTGTGGATCTTGTACTTGAGGTTTTTGGGATAACAGGATTTTTGGATAGCAGGAGCCCGTCAAGGCCACAGAGTGCCTGCTCCTACAACTCAGCTAGTGGAGCAATAGATATGAGAGCTCTTGCTGGGGACTTGGTCAGACAGGTGTCTGTCAAACTCAGACCCTTTGTCTCTGAGAGTCAACTCTCCACCATGTCCATGACAGATCTGTCATCATCTATTTCTGACTCCACCTTGAAGCAGTTGTGTTGTAGCTCTGCTGTTGCTGCAGCAACTGTCTGTCAAGCAATCAAAACGGAGCTCGAGAGCCAGAGACCTACCAACCTGTCAGCCAGAGACCTACTATCGTCTCTGGTAGAGACCATTGAGGACATGGATATCTCTGACGTCCTCCAGGGCCCGTCGGCCATTTTGGAGGAGGCTGCTATGATAAAGCACCCAGAGATGTCCACCTCGATAATATACAGGTCTTTGCTTCTCGACTCATCTCTCGCCTCCTCTAACATGGTCACTGAGAGCATTATCTTCAACAGTCCACGCCCATCAGAGGAGAATGTGAGTGTTCAGAAGGTGCTCCCTGCTGATAAAGTTGACATCCTCCATGGTCAACCAGTGGAGGAGTATATCGTCAAAGCTGAGCAATGCATCACTCAGGTCATTCAGGATGCAGCTGTCACATATACTGGCGTGCTGGATAAAACCGACACTTGTGGGAAACTGTCGgaagttctgtctgtctgtgtttccgCGGAGAATATTGAGGAAGCATCCTCTGATCTATTTGGTGGAATTATTTCCGACCTGCATGAGGTATCTGAGGTCAATAAGGCCTCCATGCGTACGAAATCAGGTCGCAAAATGTTCTGGGTGGAAGTGAGTTCAGGTTCCCAGAAGATTTATACCAAAACCCTGGACAAACTGAGGAAGCTTTTCACCTCTCACCTTCTCACTGAGGGAAAAAATACTCCTGTGCAAATTGAGCTCTATGACACTGGACTACTTGTAACTGAGACCACTGTGGAGGTATCTCCTGTACAGAAGACAGACAGTAATACCTCTTCTATGTCCTCAGCCTCAGCCCACCAGCTCACCCTCGACACCTGCACTAAAGGGGTCATCAAACAGGTGATCTCGGTGCTGAGGTTGGAGACTTCAAAGGAAGACCGCTTCGCTTCCGTTGGGGAGAACACGTTAAATGCGTCCTTCGACTTCAACCAGAAGTTGGACTCGATAATTTCGAAATTGGAGGACCTCAGCATTTCGAGTGACGTGACGTCAGCCGAGATTGCCACGCTCACGCGATCTCGTAGTGCAGCCAGCAGAACCTCTAACATTTCCATGCAGAGCTTTCACAGTGCTGAGTTCCGAGCTAAGGCCAAACAGATTGTGCGTGAGGCCATTCTCAGAGCTGCTAGCGAAGCCAACTGTTCTTTGCCACAGAGCATGCCTAGCATCACCTTCTCACACCATGTGGTTTCTACAACTGAAGATATAGTGAATATGGTCATGCAAGACCTTGAAAGTGTATCCCAGTACACAGTGGAGGACGCAGACTCCTTCCCACTAGGAGAGAAAAAGCTGCAGTCCCAACTCAATCCCAGAGTTGTCTTTGACAACTCATTTTTTGCTGCTCAAATCATGTACCACAGAGTAAAGGATAGACTGAACGTCTTTTTGTCTTTTCCACCCGTGTCAGTCACCACAGCCAAAGATGTGCTGGACTTCACCCCTGTGGAGACACTCAGATGTTCGAAGTCCCCTGACACTGCTCTTGTTAAGGACAGGAGCCGCCCGCCGTCTGTGAGAAGTGAGAAGCCATTTTCAAAAGTCAGTTTGACTAAAAGATTTAAAGCCCTTGTGTCTTCGAGTGGCTCCTCCACAGACCACCATGTAATTGACACATGCAGTGAGGATGTCAGTCTGCCCACCAGGAGTATGTCAGTTGTGAGCGACACCAGTTTGAAGAGAGCCTCTCCTCTCCATGGTTGTGGATTGAGTGAAAGTTGTGAACCTCTTGTGGCTCTACAAGACGGAACAGTGGCATTCAGCCAAGAAGGCTTTAGCTAA